From a single Nothobranchius furzeri strain GRZ-AD chromosome 9, NfurGRZ-RIMD1, whole genome shotgun sequence genomic region:
- the LOC129161909 gene encoding zinc finger BED domain-containing protein 4: MIIKDCQPLTIVENEGFRELLKLIAPSYVLPSRKVIKDLVSQKYEEEKEKTKKDLQSVIAVSLTADMWTSINMEAYLAVTCHYVDKESHELCSSVLGVPHFPQKHTAENMATVKRSLMKEWGIAGKVRCLVTDAAANMIACARMLQVRQTICIAHSINLIVRKSCDQISTLTELRNKARQIVTYFRSSTMAKEKLTQMQQQLGTPLHKLINEVPTQWNSTYHMLERLTEQKEAVWVSLASLKTDLTPLTPEEFEIIEEMLRVLAPFYQATRELSEEKKSLGVKGYSIDENDPH; encoded by the exons ATGATCATCAAAGACTGCCAGCCACTCACCATTGTTGAAAATGAGGGATTCAGGGAGCTCCTGAAGCTTATTGCACCCTCATATGTTCTACCAAGCAGGAAG GTCATCAAGGACTTGGTGAGCCAGAAATATGAAGAGgaaaaggagaaaacaaaaaaGGACCTCCAGAGCGTCATTGCTGTTAGTTTAAcagctgatatgtggacatccatTAATATGGAGGCATATCTTGCCGTTACTTGCCACTATGTGGACAAAGAAAGCCATGAACTCTGTTCATCAGTCTTGGGAGTGCCACATTTCCCTCAGAAACACACTGCAGAAAACATGGCCACAGTTAAAAGGAGCCTCATGAAGGAGTGGGGCATAGCAGGCAAAGTCAGGTGTCTTGTCACTGATGCAGCAGCAAACATGATTGCATGTGCTCGAATGCTGCAAGTACGGCAAACCATTTGCATTGCCCATTCCATAAATTTAATTGTAAGAAAATCATGTGATCAAATCTCAACACTAACAGAACTACGCAACAAAGCACGGCAAATTGTGACATACTTTCGATCAAGCACCATGGCCAAGGAAAAGCTCACTCAAATGCAGCAACAGCTGGGAACACCATTGCATAAATTAATAAATGAGGTGCCGACACAATGGAACAGCACCTACCACATGCTGGAGAGATTGACTGAGCAGAAGGAGGCAGTCTGGGTGTCACTGGCCTCATTAAAAACTGATCTCACTCCACTGACTCCAGAAGAATTTGAAATCATTGAAGAGATGCTCAGGGTGCTTGCTCCTTTTTACCAAGCCACAAGAGAACTCTCTGAGGAAAAAAAGAGTCTCGGGGTCAAAGGTTATTCCATTGATGAGAATGATCCACATTGA